A region from the Corynebacterium halotolerans YIM 70093 = DSM 44683 genome encodes:
- a CDS encoding substrate-binding domain-containing protein, with protein sequence MFQGSLRLRVVAAAALGAALVLTGCSATGGAPRPTAGAEGGGTVDTPRLVVSMVSHGAPGDTFWDLVRKGAEDAAQKNNIELRYSADPEVPNQANLIQSAIDSNVDGLAVTMPNADALGPVAQRAVDADIPVVGLNAGMERYQDFGLSGFFGQEERVAGTRAGERLAADGAAHVLCVIHEQGNSSQEDRCAGVADGMGGTGEVETIYVNGMDLTSVQSTLQAKLSQDPSIDWVMGLVTPVALTAVDSVNGAGSQAQIATFDTNAQLVDAVRNGDIQWAIDQQPYLQGYLAIDAIWLAHRNGSTVGGGRPVYTGPSFVDASNIDTIAEAAKEGLR encoded by the coding sequence ATCTTCCAGGGCTCTCTCAGGCTGCGGGTAGTGGCCGCGGCGGCGCTCGGCGCCGCACTCGTGTTGACCGGATGCTCCGCCACCGGCGGGGCCCCGCGACCCACCGCGGGCGCGGAGGGCGGCGGGACCGTCGACACCCCGCGGCTGGTGGTCTCCATGGTCAGCCACGGCGCGCCGGGGGACACCTTCTGGGACCTGGTGCGCAAGGGTGCCGAGGACGCCGCGCAGAAGAACAACATCGAGCTGCGCTACTCCGCCGACCCGGAGGTGCCGAACCAGGCGAATCTGATCCAGTCGGCCATCGACTCGAACGTGGACGGCCTGGCCGTGACCATGCCCAACGCCGACGCCCTGGGGCCGGTCGCGCAGCGCGCGGTCGACGCCGACATCCCCGTCGTGGGGCTCAACGCCGGCATGGAGCGCTACCAGGACTTCGGCCTGAGCGGCTTCTTCGGTCAGGAGGAGCGGGTCGCCGGCACCCGGGCGGGGGAGCGGCTGGCTGCCGACGGCGCGGCACACGTGCTGTGCGTGATCCACGAGCAGGGCAACTCCTCCCAGGAGGACCGCTGCGCCGGGGTCGCGGACGGAATGGGTGGCACCGGCGAGGTGGAGACCATCTACGTCAACGGCATGGACCTGACCTCCGTGCAGTCGACCCTGCAGGCCAAGCTTTCCCAGGACCCCTCCATCGACTGGGTGATGGGCCTGGTGACCCCGGTGGCCTTGACCGCCGTGGATTCCGTGAACGGCGCCGGTTCGCAGGCACAGATCGCCACCTTCGACACCAACGCGCAGCTGGTGGACGCCGTCCGCAACGGTGACATCCAGTGGGCGATCGACCAGCAGCCCTACCTGCAGGGCTACCTGGCCATTGATGCCATCTGGCTGGCCCACCGCAACGGCAGCACCGTCGGTGGCGGGCGTCCCGTCTACACCGGCCCGAGCTTCGTCGACGCCTCGAATATCGACACCATCGCCGAGGCCGCGAAGGAGGGCCTGCGATGA